DNA from Polaribacter sp. NJDZ03:
TTTATCTTGTGCAGCTAAACCTTCTGCCCAATAAGAAGCTAAGTAAAAATGACTTCCTCTATTGTCTATTTCACCAACTTTTCTTGAAGGAGATTTATCGTTTTCTAAGAACTTATCTGTAGCTTCATCTAACGTTTCAGCTAAAATTAATGCTTTAGAATTATTATTTGCTGTTCCTAAATGTTCTAGAGAAACTGCTAAAGCTAAAAATTCACCTAAAGAATCCCAACGCAAGTGGTTTTCTTCAACAAATTGCTGTACATGTTTTGGAGCAGAACCACCAGCACCAGTTTCAAACAATCCACCACCATTCATTAACGGAACAATAGATAACATTTTAGCAGAAGTACCAACTTCTAAAATTGGAAATAAATCTGTTAAATAATCACGTAAAACGTTACCAGAAACAGAAATAGTATCTTCTCCTTTTATAAGTCTTTCGCAAGTAAATTCAGTTGCTTTTATTGGTGATAAAATTCTAATATCTAAACCTTCAGTGTTATGTTCTGGTAAATATTTTTTTACTTTTTTAATAATTTCTGCATCATGAGCTCTGTTTTTGTCTAACCAAAAAACAGCAGGAGTTTCTGAAGCTCTTGCTCTTGTTACTGCTAATTTAATCCAATCTTGAATTGGTAAATCTTTTGCTTGACACATTCTCCAGATATCACCTTCTTCAACTTTGTGCTCTAAAAGTTTCTTTCCAGAAGCATCAATTACAGAGACTTTACCTGCAGCAGCAATTTCAAAAGTTTTATCATGAGAACCATATTCTTCTGCTTTTTGAGCCATTAAACCAACGTTAGGAACAGTCCCCATAGTTGTAGGATCGAAAGCACCATGTTTTTTACAGAAATCTATGGTTGCAGAGTAAATACCTGCATAAGCACTATCTGGTATAATTGCTTTCGTATCTTGTAATTTTCCATCAGCATTCCACATACGACCAGAAGTTCTAATCATAGCTGGCATAGAAGCATCTATAATAACATCAGAAGGTACATGTAAGTTTGTAATTCCTTTATCAGAATTTACCATTGCTAATTCCGGACCATGATCTATAGCATATCTTATTTCTTGTCTAATTTCGTCACGTTTTTCTTTAGGTAACTCACTTAATTTAGAAAGAAGGTTTCCTAAACCGTTGTTTACATCTGCACCAATTTTCTTAAAAGTTTTTCCATGCTTTTTAAATAAATCTGCAAAAAATACACGAACTGCATGACCAAAAATTATTGGGTCACTTACTTTCATCATCGTTGCTTTCATGTGTAAAGAAAACAATACGTTTTTGTCTAAAGAATCTTCATACTGCTCTTCTAAGAAAGATATTAATGCTTTTTTACTCATTATAGTAGCATCAATAATCTCACCATCTAAAAGGGCTAAATTCTCTTTTAAAATAGTTTTAGTTCCTTTTTCTGAGGTATGAATAATATTTACTGAAGTTGCATTTTTTACAGTTACAGATTTCTCATTATTTGCAAAATCACCTTCTGTCATTGTTGCAACATGCGTTTTAGAGTCTGAAGACCATGCACCCATAGAATGTGGGTTTTTACGAGCGTAATTTTTAATTGCTTTAGGAGCTCTTCTGTCTGAGTTTCCTTCACGTAAAACGGGGTTTACAGCAGAACCTTTTACTTTATTATACAATGCTAAAACAGCTTTATCTTCGTCTGTTTTAACTTCATCGGGATAATTTGGAAGAGCAAAACCTTTTTCTTGTAACTCAGATATTGCTTCTTTTAATTGAGGTACAGAAGCACTAATATTTGGTAATTTAATAATGTTAGCTTCTGGATTTTTTGCAAAATCACCTAAAAAAGCTAAAGCATCTTCTACTTGTTGTTCTGGTTTTAAATAATCTGAGAAATTAGCAAGTATCCTTGAAGATAAAGAGATATCTTTTACTTCAATTTCTATATTAGAAGATTTTGTGAAAGCTTTTACGATAGGTAAGAAAGATCGTGTTGCTAAAGCAGGAGCTTCATCAGTTTTAGTGTAAACAATTTTAGCTATTTTACTCATTTTGAGATATATTTTTATATGTTATTTTGTTTTTAACGAAATGCATTTCGTAAAAAAAAGTGGAACAAATTTATGAATTAATAATGATACTCTTGTTGATTAATTATCATTAATTATGTTGATTTGGTGTGTTTTTAATAATAAATTAAGTGTATTGCTAAGAATGTGAGTTAAAAACAAAATAAAAGCCATATCATACAATTTCTTGTAATGATATGGCTTCTTCGAAATAGTGTTTAAGTACTGTTTGTATTACTAGAATATCAAATAAAAGTTACCTTTTATACCTCTTTAATAAAGAGATTACTTATTGCTATTTCAGTTTTTGAAACATCCTTAATTTTAATCAAGCATTCTACTTTTTTAAAATTTTTATTAATGTTTCAATTGTAATCATTAAAAATAAATCTTTTTAGACTTAAGAACTATTTACACAATGAATAAATCTAATTTTCTTTTTATTCTTTCAAATAAATAGAAGTTTCAGTTTAGTTTTTATGATTAACAATATTATATAAAGAACGTTACTTTATCTATTTACAGGTTATTTAGTAGTTAACTTGTAAATTATATCATAAATATACGATTTGTTTATAGATATATTTCTTTTTTAACATTTTTGTTGTTAACAATCTGTTAACTGTAGTTGTTAATAATTGTGTACTAAAAAAGCGTTGTGATTTCTCACAACGCTTTTTTTAAATCTAAGTAAAAAGAGATTATTTTCTTCTTTTTTCAGTAATTCTAGCTTTTTTACCAGTAAGACCTCTAAAGTAGAAAATACGAGCTCTACGTACTTTACCTCTTTTATTAACTTCAATTTTTTGAATAGAAGGTAAGTTTACAGGAAAAATTCTTTCTACACCTATAGTACCAGACATTTTTCTGATAGTAAATGTTTCTGAAGCTGCAACTCCTTTTCTTTGAATAACTACACCTCTAAAAAACTGAGTACGTACTTTTTCTCCCTCTTTAATTTCGTAATAAACAGTGATTGTATCACCTGCTGCAAATTCTGCAAATTCTTTTCTTGCTACAAATTCGTCTTGTACAAATTTTACTAAAGATTCCATATCTTTTAATTTAATTGGTTTTGTAAAACAACGTTCACGATTTTTTCGTCAGAGGTTAATTTAGCGGTTGCAAAAGTAGTCATTATTTTTTGTTGATAAAATAAAAACTAATTATTTTTTAACCTGATAATTAGCTCAATAGTAAAGCTAAAAAATTATAGACGTTCCATTATTAATTTTAATAAAAGATTGTACTTTTTATGGCTAAACATTCTTTTGATAATACTTCTTTAAGAAGTTTCATCAAGTAAATCTGGTCTTATTTCTTCTGTTCTTTTATAGGCTTGGTCACTTCTCCAGTCATCAATCTTAGGGAAGTTTCCAGACAATAGAATGTCAGGAACTTTCATTCCTTCAAATTCCGAAGGTCTTGTATATACTGGTGGCGATAATAAATTGTCTTGAAAAGAGTCTGTAAGTGCAGATTGCTCATCTCCAATAACACCCGGAATTAAACGAACAACAGCATCTACTAGTACCGCAGCGGCTAATTCTCCTCCTGTTAAAACATAATCTCCAATAGAAATTTCTTTGGTTATGTATTTATCACGAATTCTTTGATCTACACCTTTATAATGACCTGTTAATATAAGTATATTCTCTTTTAAAGAAAGTGTGTTTGCGGTAGATTGATTTAATGTTTTTGCATCTGGAGTCATATATATAACTTCATCGTACAATCTTTCTGCTTGCAACTTTTTAATACAACTTGCAATCGGCTCAATCATCATAACCATACCAGCACCACCACCAAATTGG
Protein-coding regions in this window:
- a CDS encoding NADP-dependent isocitrate dehydrogenase, with the protein product MSKIAKIVYTKTDEAPALATRSFLPIVKAFTKSSNIEIEVKDISLSSRILANFSDYLKPEQQVEDALAFLGDFAKNPEANIIKLPNISASVPQLKEAISELQEKGFALPNYPDEVKTDEDKAVLALYNKVKGSAVNPVLREGNSDRRAPKAIKNYARKNPHSMGAWSSDSKTHVATMTEGDFANNEKSVTVKNATSVNIIHTSEKGTKTILKENLALLDGEIIDATIMSKKALISFLEEQYEDSLDKNVLFSLHMKATMMKVSDPIIFGHAVRVFFADLFKKHGKTFKKIGADVNNGLGNLLSKLSELPKEKRDEIRQEIRYAIDHGPELAMVNSDKGITNLHVPSDVIIDASMPAMIRTSGRMWNADGKLQDTKAIIPDSAYAGIYSATIDFCKKHGAFDPTTMGTVPNVGLMAQKAEEYGSHDKTFEIAAAGKVSVIDASGKKLLEHKVEEGDIWRMCQAKDLPIQDWIKLAVTRARASETPAVFWLDKNRAHDAEIIKKVKKYLPEHNTEGLDIRILSPIKATEFTCERLIKGEDTISVSGNVLRDYLTDLFPILEVGTSAKMLSIVPLMNGGGLFETGAGGSAPKHVQQFVEENHLRWDSLGEFLALAVSLEHLGTANNNSKALILAETLDEATDKFLENDKSPSRKVGEIDNRGSHFYLASYWAEGLAAQDKDAELKATFSKVAVELKNNESKIVAELNEIQGDSVEMGGYYLPNENLADAAMRPNATLNIILNAI
- the rplS gene encoding 50S ribosomal protein L19; its protein translation is MESLVKFVQDEFVARKEFAEFAAGDTITVYYEIKEGEKVRTQFFRGVVIQRKGVAASETFTIRKMSGTIGVERIFPVNLPSIQKIEVNKRGKVRRARIFYFRGLTGKKARITEKRRK
- the trmD gene encoding tRNA (guanosine(37)-N1)-methyltransferase TrmD, coding for MRIDIISVAPNLLESPFNHSIIKRAKDKGLAEIIIHDLREYGLGNYKQIDDTQFGGGAGMVMMIEPIASCIKKLQAERLYDEVIYMTPDAKTLNQSTANTLSLKENILILTGHYKGVDQRIRDKYITKEISIGDYVLTGGELAAAVLVDAVVRLIPGVIGDEQSALTDSFQDNLLSPPVYTRPSEFEGMKVPDILLSGNFPKIDDWRSDQAYKRTEEIRPDLLDETS